One window of Oceanotoga teriensis genomic DNA carries:
- a CDS encoding 23S rRNA (pseudouridine(1915)-N(3))-methyltransferase RlmH, whose amino-acid sequence MKYRIILIGPIKTSYIKKGISQYLKWISKFQKIEFIEIPLSGDLNKISPEQYKLNDYNKIEKYMENSINIVLDERGENFNSIEFAKKLDKFQCYGKKYITFFIGGPLGHHQKIYQSADLIMGLSKMTFTHEMVSLFIAEQIFRSFKINNNEKYHY is encoded by the coding sequence ATGAAATATAGAATAATATTAATTGGACCAATAAAAACTTCTTATATAAAAAAGGGAATTTCACAGTATTTAAAATGGATATCAAAATTTCAAAAAATAGAATTTATAGAAATCCCATTATCGGGAGATTTAAATAAAATATCTCCTGAACAATATAAATTAAACGATTATAATAAAATAGAAAAATATATGGAAAACTCAATAAATATAGTTTTAGATGAAAGAGGTGAAAACTTTAATTCTATAGAATTTGCTAAAAAATTAGACAAATTTCAATGTTACGGAAAAAAATATATAACTTTTTTTATAGGAGGTCCTCTTGGACATCATCAAAAAATATATCAATCAGCAGATCTTATCATGGGACTTTCTAAAATGACTTTTACACATGAAATGGTCTCATTATTCATAGCAGAACAAATATTTAGATCTTTTAAAATAAATAACAATGAAAAATATCATTATTAG
- the ispE gene encoding 4-(cytidine 5'-diphospho)-2-C-methyl-D-erythritol kinase, with the protein MIYKSKAKINLYLDVTKKRYDGFHDIITLFHEIDYYDSIDIEISDKEYYTSNLNIPWESNLINKTIKLFKNITNYRDFNLKIKLIKKLPKGGGIGGGSSNAATILKFLGKYYNISNSDLKEIGSKLGSDIPFFIEGGTALAEGKGEILTKLEPLKLNVELNSPKIEIPTPEMYKEIDKNWNNLKRKGDPLKLYESLKTKNIEEIDKNLFNIFEQVVFKKYPKMKLIKNNFIKNNPLTMMSGSGSTFFKLKMQ; encoded by the coding sequence ATGATTTATAAATCAAAAGCTAAAATAAACTTATATTTAGATGTAACAAAAAAAAGATATGACGGATTTCATGACATTATAACTTTATTTCACGAAATTGATTATTATGATTCAATCGATATTGAAATATCTGATAAAGAATATTATACATCAAACCTTAATATCCCTTGGGAATCAAATTTAATAAATAAAACAATAAAATTATTTAAAAATATTACAAATTATAGAGATTTTAATTTGAAAATAAAATTAATAAAAAAATTACCTAAAGGTGGTGGCATTGGAGGAGGTTCTTCCAATGCTGCAACTATACTAAAATTTCTTGGAAAATATTATAATATTTCAAATTCTGACTTAAAAGAGATAGGTTCAAAATTAGGAAGTGATATCCCATTTTTTATTGAAGGTGGAACTGCCTTAGCAGAAGGAAAAGGAGAAATTTTAACAAAATTGGAACCTTTAAAGTTAAATGTAGAATTAAATTCTCCAAAAATAGAAATTCCAACTCCTGAAATGTATAAAGAAATTGATAAAAATTGGAATAATTTAAAAAGAAAAGGAGATCCTTTAAAATTATATGAAAGTTTAAAAACTAAAAATATTGAAGAAATTGATAAAAATCTTTTTAATATTTTTGAACAAGTTGTATTTAAAAAATATCCGAAAATGAAATTAATAAAAAATAATTTTATTAAAAATAATCCTTTAACCATGATGAGTGGATCTGGAAGTACTTTTTTTAAATTAAAAATGCAATAA
- a CDS encoding D-alanine--D-alanine ligase: MNIGLIVGGKSEEREISLKSAYNVKKSLEKLNYDFIIFEPTDKDFFKKIQEIDIVFNCIHGDYGEDGKIQGFLETLNKKYTCSDSDACYITYDKYAFYEFFKDKLNLPKTHITKEYIKNPFENYPVIIKQRKGGSSNGVFIAHDEKEYSEYLKYNLKKYNQTMIQEYIKGEEYTISVLENSQNFITLPYLKIKPKKEFYDYQSKYTEGFTNLIIDNIEDPKIKNEIEKTKNTLLKYFNFKDIFRIDIIIKDNNPYILEINTVPGLTNLSDLPTSANAAGIDFTKLVEIIINNHI; the protein is encoded by the coding sequence ATGAACATAGGACTCATAGTTGGTGGAAAAAGTGAAGAAAGAGAAATTTCTTTAAAAAGTGCTTATAATGTAAAAAAAAGTCTTGAAAAACTAAATTATGATTTTATCATATTTGAACCTACAGATAAAGACTTTTTTAAAAAAATACAAGAAATAGATATTGTTTTTAATTGTATACATGGTGATTATGGAGAAGATGGAAAAATACAAGGATTTCTTGAAACCTTAAACAAAAAATATACTTGTTCTGATTCAGATGCATGTTATATAACTTATGACAAATATGCTTTTTATGAATTTTTTAAAGACAAATTAAATCTTCCAAAAACCCATATAACGAAGGAATATATAAAAAATCCTTTTGAAAACTATCCAGTTATAATAAAACAAAGAAAAGGTGGATCAAGTAACGGTGTATTTATTGCACATGATGAAAAAGAATATTCAGAATATTTAAAATACAATTTAAAAAAATATAATCAAACAATGATACAAGAATATATAAAAGGTGAAGAATATACAATATCAGTTTTAGAAAATTCACAAAACTTTATAACTTTACCATATTTAAAAATAAAACCAAAAAAAGAATTCTATGATTATCAATCTAAATATACAGAAGGATTTACTAACTTAATAATAGACAACATAGAAGATCCTAAAATAAAGAATGAAATTGAAAAAACAAAAAATACACTCTTAAAATATTTTAATTTCAAAGATATATTTAGAATAGATATAATAATAAAAGATAATAACCCTTATATACTAGAAATAAATACAGTTCCGGGTCTCACTAATTTAAGCGATTTACCTACATCAGCAAATGCTGCTGGAATAGATTTCACAAAACTTGTTGAAATTATTATTAATAACCATATATGA
- a CDS encoding 3'-5' exoribonuclease YhaM family protein, with protein MNEQYSIGQMIDKSIFKDEFNYYEFIKDIEIGKLIEVEGKVVSKKLQNTKDGKVFLLITIKDKTESLRIIDWFKAEDHDKIINIEDIIKVRGKSVIFENRPQINLDKNYTIEIIKDVKNQDKYIKTSNKNINTLINDLNLNIEKIKDPFLKKLTSEILLKDKKIHDLFIESPAAITVHHAYKNGLLEHTLKVLMMAENIANNYEIKVDKDLIISGALLHDLGKIYEYKITNTGIEKTENGELLGHIAIGLNIINSKLRFIEKIDFIKLNQLNHIILSHHGEIEYGSPILPKTIEAFIIHYADNIDSKIAQISEIIENNNDINNNNSNWSFFDKRLGRKLMIKTQEDL; from the coding sequence TTGAATGAACAATACAGTATAGGCCAAATGATAGACAAATCTATTTTTAAAGATGAGTTTAATTATTATGAGTTTATAAAAGATATAGAAATTGGAAAATTAATAGAAGTTGAAGGAAAAGTCGTATCTAAAAAATTACAAAATACAAAAGATGGTAAAGTCTTTCTTTTAATCACTATAAAAGATAAAACTGAATCTTTGAGAATAATAGATTGGTTCAAAGCTGAAGACCATGATAAGATCATAAACATTGAAGATATAATAAAAGTTAGAGGTAAATCTGTTATATTTGAAAATAGACCTCAAATAAATTTAGATAAAAATTATACTATAGAAATAATAAAAGATGTAAAAAACCAAGATAAGTATATAAAAACTTCTAATAAAAATATAAATACTTTAATAAACGATTTAAACTTAAATATTGAAAAAATTAAAGACCCATTTTTAAAAAAATTAACTTCAGAAATACTTTTAAAAGATAAAAAAATACATGATCTTTTCATTGAATCACCAGCAGCTATAACAGTTCATCATGCCTATAAAAATGGCTTATTAGAGCATACATTAAAAGTATTAATGATGGCAGAAAATATTGCAAATAATTATGAAATAAAAGTTGATAAAGATCTTATAATATCTGGAGCTTTATTACATGATTTGGGAAAAATATATGAATATAAAATAACAAATACGGGGATAGAAAAAACTGAAAATGGTGAATTATTAGGTCATATAGCTATTGGTTTAAACATTATAAATTCTAAATTAAGATTTATAGAGAAAATTGATTTTATAAAATTAAATCAATTAAACCATATAATTCTATCCCATCACGGAGAAATAGAATATGGTAGTCCTATACTTCCAAAAACAATAGAAGCATTTATTATTCACTATGCTGATAATATTGACTCAAAAATAGCTCAAATATCAGAAATAATAGAAAATAATAATGATATTAATAACAACAACTCAAATTGGAGCTTCTTTGACAAAAGACTCGGAAGAAAATTAATGATAAAGACTCAGGAGGATTTGTAA
- the alr gene encoding alanine racemase: MIFDNRGTFALIDIDNYLQNLEYINKKTNTKIMPVLKADAYGHGSKVLAKHALKEGYERFAVAFLDEAVELIKNGIKKPILVFNYFNPEMMKYIDDYSEYIIPTISSLEFLEKILYYSGKNIQKFKFHLNYNTGINRIGLNDYEIDEILRKIKEKNIKIEGIYSHFATADEDDEFIIEQFKEFKNFENYLNSKHINFSIRHISNSAASLFHPEMSLDFVRPGIATYGLQPSSKKQFKELKPVMTLISTISKINNVKKGDTIGYGRTYKTNKDINTAIIPIGYADGIFRNLSNKTFINIKGKKCEIIGNISMDQMVVNLNDLNAKTGDKVIIFGEYPTANEHAEKANTINYEITSKITKRIKRIYKKGGKYIE; this comes from the coding sequence TTGATATTTGATAATCGTGGAACTTTTGCATTAATTGATATAGATAATTATCTACAAAATCTTGAATATATAAACAAAAAAACAAATACAAAAATAATGCCAGTTTTAAAAGCAGATGCATATGGACATGGAAGCAAAGTCTTAGCAAAACATGCTTTAAAAGAAGGATATGAAAGATTTGCAGTCGCATTTTTAGATGAAGCAGTAGAATTAATAAAAAATGGAATTAAAAAACCAATATTAGTTTTTAACTACTTTAATCCCGAAATGATGAAATATATAGATGATTATTCTGAATATATAATACCTACAATTTCATCTTTAGAATTTTTAGAAAAAATATTGTATTATTCTGGAAAAAATATTCAAAAATTTAAATTTCATTTAAATTATAATACAGGCATAAATAGAATAGGCTTAAACGATTATGAAATAGATGAAATTTTAAGAAAAATAAAAGAAAAAAATATTAAAATAGAAGGTATTTATTCACATTTTGCTACTGCTGATGAAGATGATGAATTTATAATTGAACAATTTAAAGAATTTAAAAATTTTGAAAATTATTTAAATTCAAAACATATTAACTTTTCAATTAGACATATTTCAAATTCTGCAGCGAGTTTATTTCATCCTGAAATGTCTTTAGATTTTGTTAGGCCTGGAATTGCAACTTATGGACTTCAACCAAGTTCAAAAAAACAATTTAAAGAATTAAAACCAGTTATGACTCTTATAAGTACCATATCAAAAATAAATAATGTAAAAAAAGGGGATACAATTGGATATGGTAGAACTTATAAAACAAATAAAGATATAAATACAGCTATAATACCAATAGGCTATGCTGATGGTATATTTAGAAATCTTTCTAATAAAACTTTTATAAATATAAAAGGAAAAAAATGTGAAATAATAGGAAATATTTCAATGGATCAAATGGTTGTAAATCTAAATGATTTAAATGCTAAAACTGGTGATAAAGTTATAATATTTGGAGAGTATCCAACAGCAAATGAACATGCTGAAAAAGCCAACACAATTAACTATGAAATAACTTCAAAAATTACTAAGAGAATCAAAAGAATCTACAAAAAGGGAGGAAAATATATTGAATGA
- the topA gene encoding type I DNA topoisomerase, with protein MSKNSKYIVIVESPAKAKTIERYLGKDFEVIASKGHIRDLPKKKFGVNIENNFEPEFETMSGKEKVIKEIKSKVKNKKILLASDMDREGEAIAWHLSQILGLDPKEKNRIIFTEITKNSINDSIKKPLQISLNKVDAQIARRILDRIVGYKVSPLVWKVFKNYKTSAGRVQSAALKLIVDKERKIFQFKSKKYFKIYLEKDNIKIPLVKENGKKIKNEKIDQEKKDLILDYLKDKDIKLFNKKTKDSLRKSPDPFITSTLQQSAVSILGWSSKKTMQIAQKLYEGIETNDGNLAFITYMRTDSKRVSDIAQNAAKKFIEENYGKEYTSKYKEKKSKNKTQDAHEAIRPTDINMTPEKAKKILSGDTIKLYKMIWERFMASQTSNAKYIETKYELSDQEKKYTFELISKEKIFEGFEVFWSHNNKEIIYKLKDDIVFKGKDVKNEEKETMPPPRYSEASIVKELESNGIGRPSTYSTIISTLITRKYINKIEKNILRPTVAGFIVTDFLENNFPDIINTNFTANMEEDLDKIEEGLNNSKIVLKTFYSSFENFLNDASEKIKNFELKLNYESDVKCEDCNENMKLQFGRYGMYLQCEKCEKTQKVPFYMYGITLKEKLYIKDYIEDISSENNEIGEKCPNCGSELVLKRGRFGEFIACSNYPECKYTKSVPARGKCPKCNSEVSKLKSKKGKLYFKCTNKDCGEMFWNEPSNYKDPETNQTLFYYYKNKEEKLYNPETKTFYDIEEIKKK; from the coding sequence ATGTCAAAAAATTCAAAATATATTGTAATAGTTGAATCACCTGCAAAAGCTAAAACAATAGAAAGATATTTGGGAAAAGATTTTGAAGTTATAGCTTCAAAAGGGCATATAAGAGATTTACCAAAGAAAAAATTTGGTGTAAACATAGAAAATAATTTTGAACCTGAATTTGAAACAATGAGCGGAAAAGAAAAGGTTATAAAAGAGATAAAATCTAAAGTCAAAAACAAAAAAATTTTACTTGCTTCAGATATGGATAGAGAAGGTGAAGCAATTGCTTGGCATTTATCTCAAATATTAGGATTAGATCCTAAAGAAAAAAACAGAATTATATTTACTGAAATAACAAAAAATTCTATAAATGATTCCATAAAAAAACCTCTACAAATATCTTTAAACAAGGTTGATGCTCAAATTGCAAGAAGAATCTTAGATAGAATAGTAGGTTACAAAGTTAGTCCATTAGTATGGAAAGTATTTAAAAATTATAAAACAAGTGCTGGTAGAGTTCAATCAGCTGCTTTAAAACTTATAGTAGATAAAGAAAGAAAAATTTTTCAATTTAAATCAAAAAAATATTTTAAAATATATTTAGAAAAAGATAATATAAAAATTCCTTTAGTGAAAGAAAATGGGAAAAAAATTAAAAATGAAAAAATAGATCAAGAAAAAAAAGATTTAATATTAGATTATCTAAAAGATAAAGATATAAAATTATTTAATAAAAAAACTAAAGATAGTCTTAGAAAATCACCTGATCCTTTTATAACTTCAACTTTACAACAATCTGCAGTTTCAATTTTAGGTTGGTCATCAAAAAAAACTATGCAAATAGCTCAAAAACTTTATGAAGGAATAGAAACAAATGATGGTAATTTGGCTTTTATAACTTATATGAGAACAGATTCAAAAAGAGTTTCTGATATCGCACAAAATGCAGCTAAAAAATTCATTGAAGAAAATTATGGTAAAGAATATACAAGCAAATATAAAGAAAAAAAATCAAAAAATAAAACACAAGATGCTCATGAAGCTATAAGACCTACTGATATAAATATGACTCCAGAAAAAGCAAAAAAAATATTATCTGGAGATACTATAAAATTATATAAAATGATTTGGGAAAGATTCATGGCCTCTCAAACATCAAATGCAAAATATATAGAAACAAAATATGAGTTATCAGATCAAGAAAAAAAATATACATTTGAATTGATATCAAAAGAAAAAATATTTGAAGGATTTGAAGTATTTTGGAGTCATAATAATAAAGAAATTATATATAAGTTAAAAGATGATATTGTTTTTAAAGGTAAAGATGTAAAAAACGAAGAAAAAGAAACCATGCCACCTCCAAGATATTCCGAAGCTTCTATAGTAAAAGAATTAGAATCTAATGGAATTGGAAGACCTTCAACATACTCAACTATAATTTCGACATTAATAACAAGAAAATATATAAACAAAATTGAAAAAAATATCTTAAGGCCTACTGTCGCTGGATTCATAGTTACAGATTTTTTAGAAAACAATTTTCCAGATATTATCAATACAAATTTTACAGCAAACATGGAAGAAGATTTAGATAAAATAGAAGAAGGTTTAAATAATTCAAAAATAGTATTAAAAACTTTTTATTCATCTTTTGAAAATTTTTTAAATGATGCAAGTGAAAAAATAAAAAATTTTGAATTAAAACTAAATTATGAATCAGATGTAAAATGTGAAGACTGTAATGAAAATATGAAATTACAGTTTGGAAGATACGGCATGTACCTTCAATGTGAAAAATGCGAAAAAACTCAAAAAGTTCCATTTTATATGTATGGAATTACTTTAAAAGAAAAATTATATATAAAGGATTATATTGAAGATATTTCATCAGAAAATAATGAAATTGGAGAAAAATGTCCTAATTGTGGTTCAGAACTTGTACTTAAAAGAGGTAGATTTGGAGAATTTATTGCATGTTCAAATTATCCAGAATGTAAATATACAAAAAGTGTTCCAGCAAGAGGAAAATGTCCAAAATGTAACTCAGAAGTTTCAAAATTAAAAAGTAAAAAAGGTAAATTATACTTTAAATGTACTAATAAAGACTGTGGAGAAATGTTTTGGAATGAGCCTTCAAATTATAAAGATCCAGAAACAAATCAAACTTTATTTTATTATTATAAAAACAAAGAAGAAAAATTATATAACCCAGAAACAAAAACATTTTATGATATTGAGGAGATAAAGAAAAAATGA
- the hslV gene encoding ATP-dependent protease subunit HslV, protein MEFKGTTIIGVKKNNKTVIAGDGQVTMGNTVFKGTAVKVKRLGNGNVISGFAGSVADALALYERFESKYKESNGNLLKAAVNLTKEWRTDKALRKLEALLMVADKNHLLLISGNGEVMEPEGNIMAIGSGGSYALAAAKALEQNTELDAKEIAEKSLKIAADICIYTNHNISVEEI, encoded by the coding sequence ATGGAATTTAAAGGAACTACTATAATAGGTGTTAAAAAAAATAATAAAACTGTAATAGCTGGTGATGGTCAAGTTACTATGGGAAATACTGTTTTTAAAGGTACAGCTGTAAAAGTAAAAAGATTAGGAAATGGAAATGTAATATCTGGATTTGCCGGATCAGTTGCTGATGCTTTAGCATTATACGAAAGATTTGAATCTAAATATAAAGAATCTAATGGTAATTTATTAAAAGCAGCTGTAAATTTAACAAAAGAATGGAGAACAGATAAAGCTTTAAGAAAATTAGAAGCTTTACTGATGGTAGCAGATAAAAATCATTTATTATTAATATCTGGAAATGGAGAAGTAATGGAACCTGAAGGTAATATAATGGCAATAGGTTCAGGAGGATCATACGCTTTAGCAGCTGCAAAAGCATTAGAACAAAATACAGAATTAGATGCAAAAGAAATAGCTGAAAAATCCTTAAAAATAGCTGCAGACATATGTATATATACAAATCACAATATATCTGTGGAGGAGATTTAA
- a CDS encoding NUDIX domain-containing protein — protein MEKVWSVKNDIIKETLKDIKPFNKILFKNLNIIFKNSVFLDRDKAENDENFKQIIPYVIFKNTNDQILITKRTKNQSEKRLHEKISAGIGGHINLDDYSENPEMTFFNGLNREINEELKIKDLEELKYLGLIYDDSNEVSRVHIGILFTAQVKNAEIKEVENFEANWLKKEEIENLKEENFETWTKISLNQLNINI, from the coding sequence TTGGAAAAAGTTTGGTCTGTAAAAAACGATATAATAAAAGAAACTTTAAAAGATATCAAACCATTCAATAAAATACTATTCAAAAATCTAAATATAATATTTAAAAATTCTGTTTTTTTAGACAGAGATAAAGCTGAAAATGATGAAAATTTCAAACAAATAATTCCATATGTTATTTTTAAAAATACTAATGATCAAATATTAATAACAAAAAGAACAAAAAATCAATCTGAAAAAAGACTGCATGAAAAAATATCTGCAGGAATAGGCGGTCATATAAATTTAGATGATTATTCTGAAAACCCTGAAATGACATTTTTCAATGGATTAAATAGAGAAATAAATGAAGAATTAAAAATTAAAGATTTAGAGGAATTGAAATATCTTGGACTGATATATGATGATTCAAATGAAGTTTCAAGAGTTCATATCGGTATATTATTTACAGCACAAGTTAAAAATGCAGAAATAAAAGAAGTTGAAAACTTTGAAGCAAATTGGCTTAAAAAAGAAGAAATTGAAAATTTAAAAGAAGAAAATTTTGAAACTTGGACAAAAATATCATTAAATCAGTTAAATATAAATATTTGA